From the genome of Rhizobium binae, one region includes:
- a CDS encoding branched-chain amino acid ABC transporter substrate-binding protein, with protein MTLKTLTATLVASLAFAPLAHADITVGLIAPLTGPVAAYGDQVKNGAQTAVDEINKKGGILGEKVVLELADDAGEPKQGVSAANKVVGDGIRFVVGPVTSGVAIPVSDVLAENGVLMVTPTATAPDLTKRGLTNVLRTCGRDDQQAEVAAKYVLQNFKDKRIAIVNDKGAYGKGLADAFKATLNAGGVTEVVNDAITPGDKDFSALTTRIKSEKVDIVYFGGYHPEGGLLARQLHDLSANATIIGGDGLSNTEFWAIGTDAAGGTLFTNASDATKNPDSKTAADALAAKNIPAEAFTLNAYAAVEVLKAGIEKVGSAEDAEAVAAALKDGKEIPTAIGKVTYGETGDLTSQSFSLYRWEGGKIVAAE; from the coding sequence ATGACCCTCAAGACATTGACGGCGACCCTCGTCGCGTCACTCGCTTTTGCACCGCTTGCCCATGCCGATATCACTGTCGGGTTGATCGCGCCGCTGACCGGTCCAGTCGCCGCCTATGGCGATCAGGTGAAGAACGGCGCCCAGACCGCCGTCGACGAGATCAACAAGAAGGGTGGGATTCTCGGCGAGAAGGTCGTCCTCGAATTGGCCGATGATGCCGGCGAACCGAAGCAGGGCGTTTCCGCCGCCAACAAGGTCGTCGGCGACGGCATTCGCTTTGTCGTCGGCCCGGTGACATCGGGTGTCGCGATTCCGGTGTCGGACGTTCTGGCTGAAAATGGCGTCCTGATGGTCACCCCGACGGCAACCGCCCCCGACCTCACGAAGCGCGGCCTCACCAATGTGCTGCGCACTTGCGGTCGCGACGACCAGCAGGCGGAAGTCGCAGCCAAATACGTGCTGCAGAACTTCAAGGACAAGCGCATTGCCATCGTCAACGACAAGGGCGCTTATGGCAAGGGTCTCGCCGACGCCTTCAAGGCGACGCTGAACGCCGGCGGCGTCACCGAAGTCGTCAATGACGCGATCACGCCCGGCGACAAGGATTTCAGCGCGCTCACCACCCGCATCAAGTCCGAGAAGGTCGATATCGTCTATTTCGGCGGCTATCACCCGGAAGGCGGCCTGCTCGCCCGCCAGCTGCATGACCTTTCCGCCAACGCGACGATCATCGGCGGCGATGGCCTCTCCAACACCGAATTCTGGGCCATCGGCACGGATGCGGCGGGAGGCACGCTGTTCACCAACGCCTCCGACGCCACCAAGAACCCGGACTCCAAGACGGCCGCCGACGCGCTCGCCGCCAAGAACATTCCGGCCGAGGCCTTCACGCTGAACGCCTATGCCGCCGTCGAAGTTCTGAAGGCCGGCATCGAGAAGGTCGGCAGCGCCGAGGATGCAGAAGCCGTCGCCGCCGCGCTGAAGGACGGCAAGGAAATCCCAACCGCCATCGGCAAGGTCACTTACGGCGAAACCGGCGACCTGACCTCGCAGAGCTTCTCGCTCTACAGGTGGGAAGGCGGCAAGATCGTCGCGGCCGAATAA
- the ade gene encoding adenine deaminase, with the protein MTNRLERLIDQGAGRVPADIVLKGGNFFDLVTGEIVRSDIAIGADRIVGTSGSYRGETEIDISGRTVVPGFIDTHLHIESSLVTPHEFDRCVLPYGVTTAICDPHEIANVLGTAGIEFFLDSALETIMDIRVQLSSCVPATHLETAGADLPIERLLPFRDHPKVIGLAEFMNFPGVIHKDPVCMAKLQAFQGGHIDGHAPLLSGNDLNGYLATGIRTEHECTTATEALEKIRKGMHILVREGSVSKDLAALMPIITERLSPYLALCTDDRNPLDIAEQGHLDHMIRTAIANGVEPLAIYRAASISAARAFGLRDRGLVAPGWRADLVVLDSLENCRADMVFSAGRRVSDALFSTRKTVAPIGLDSVRARPVNAAHFGVPVAEGETPVIGVMPGKIITEHRRYRLPVKGNETAVDLANDIIKVAVIERHGKNGNHANGFVQGFGLKKGAIASTVGHDSHNICVVGVDEDDMACAANRLGVIRGGFVVVEDGKVTGEIALPIAGLMSLEPYETVRDTLHQLRKAAFALGATLEEPFLQLAFLPLPVIPHLKISDRGMVDVDKFALIG; encoded by the coding sequence ATGACCAACAGACTCGAACGTCTCATCGACCAAGGTGCGGGCCGCGTGCCCGCCGATATAGTTCTGAAGGGCGGCAACTTCTTCGATCTTGTCACCGGCGAAATCGTCCGGTCCGATATCGCCATCGGCGCCGACCGCATCGTCGGGACTTCAGGCAGCTATAGGGGTGAGACCGAGATCGACATATCGGGCCGAACGGTCGTTCCCGGTTTCATCGACACGCACCTGCACATCGAATCTTCGCTCGTCACGCCGCATGAATTCGACCGCTGCGTCCTGCCCTATGGTGTCACCACGGCGATCTGCGATCCGCACGAGATTGCCAATGTGCTCGGAACCGCCGGCATTGAGTTCTTTCTCGACTCGGCGCTGGAGACGATCATGGACATCCGCGTCCAGCTCTCTTCCTGCGTGCCGGCGACCCATCTCGAAACGGCAGGGGCCGACCTGCCGATCGAGCGCCTCCTGCCCTTCCGCGACCATCCGAAGGTCATCGGCCTCGCCGAATTCATGAATTTTCCCGGCGTGATTCACAAGGATCCCGTCTGCATGGCCAAGCTCCAGGCTTTTCAGGGCGGCCATATCGACGGTCATGCACCGCTTCTGTCCGGCAACGACCTCAATGGTTATCTCGCAACCGGCATCCGCACCGAGCACGAATGCACGACCGCCACTGAGGCGCTGGAAAAAATCCGCAAGGGCATGCATATCCTCGTGCGCGAGGGCTCCGTGTCGAAGGATCTCGCCGCACTGATGCCCATCATCACCGAGCGGCTATCGCCTTATCTCGCGCTCTGCACCGACGACCGCAATCCGCTCGATATCGCCGAACAGGGCCATCTCGATCACATGATCCGCACCGCGATCGCCAACGGTGTCGAGCCCTTGGCGATTTATCGCGCTGCCTCGATCTCCGCCGCCCGTGCCTTCGGCCTCAGGGATCGCGGCTTGGTGGCGCCGGGCTGGCGCGCTGATCTCGTGGTTCTGGACAGCCTGGAAAACTGCCGCGCCGACATGGTCTTCTCCGCCGGCCGCCGCGTCAGCGATGCGCTCTTTTCCACGCGCAAGACGGTCGCCCCGATCGGCCTCGATAGCGTCAGGGCCAGGCCGGTCAACGCCGCCCATTTCGGTGTGCCGGTCGCCGAAGGCGAAACGCCTGTGATCGGCGTCATGCCGGGCAAGATCATCACCGAGCATCGCCGCTACCGGCTCCCGGTGAAAGGCAACGAGACGGCGGTCGATCTTGCCAACGACATCATCAAGGTCGCCGTCATCGAGCGCCACGGCAAGAACGGCAATCACGCCAACGGCTTCGTCCAGGGCTTCGGCCTTAAGAAGGGCGCGATCGCCTCCACCGTCGGCCATGACAGCCACAATATCTGCGTCGTCGGTGTCGACGAGGACGACATGGCGTGCGCCGCAAATCGCCTCGGCGTGATCCGGGGCGGCTTCGTCGTCGTCGAGGACGGCAAGGTGACCGGCGAAATTGCCCTGCCCATTGCCGGCTTGATGAGCCTCGAGCCCTATGAGACAGTCCGCGATACGCTGCACCAACTGCGCAAGGCCGCCTTCGCGCTTGGCGCAACGCTGGAAGAACCCTTCCTCCAGCTCGCCTTTCTGCCGCTGCCCGTCATCCCGCACCTGAAGATATCCGACCGCGGCATGGTGGACGTCGATAAGTTCGCGCTGATCGGGTGA
- a CDS encoding beta-galactosidase BglA — protein MILQAGGNADWWRGAVIYQAYPRSFQDTNSDGLGDLKGITRRLPHIASLGVDAIWLSPFFKSPMADMGYDVSDYCDVDPIFGTLADFDEMMAEAHRLGLKVIIDQVISHTSDRHPWFVESRTSRINPKADWYVWADPKPDGTAPNNWLSIFGGPGWEWDGVRRQYYQHNFLTSQPDLNFHCEEVQDAVLETVKFWLDRGVDGFRLDTVNYYFCDKQLRSNPPHEPDEDDAGLDAPDSNPYGMQNHLYDKTQPENIEFLKRFRSLLDRYEDRTTVGEVGDGARSLKTVGAYTSGSDKLHMCYTFDLLGPEFTANHIRGCVEAFQKAVTDGWVCWAFSNHDVMRHVSRFALTEEERPVIAKLAISVLAALRGSICLYQGEELGLPEAELAFEDLRDPYGIRFWPAFKGRDGCRTPMPWEAGKAHAGFTSAEKSWLPVPYEQAALSVDTQEASDGSVLHHYRRTLAFRKSHPALVDGDMTFIGTNQDLLAFTREKGGEKLLFVFNLTRKPAEFRLPDAMVLGEPLALPGYEAVNDTGTVKLAALDGFCARVNGLSKLLDKVPRCETC, from the coding sequence ATGATATTGCAGGCAGGCGGGAATGCGGATTGGTGGCGCGGCGCGGTGATCTATCAGGCCTACCCGCGCTCGTTTCAGGACACCAACAGCGACGGGCTCGGCGATCTCAAGGGTATCACCCGCCGGTTGCCGCATATCGCCAGCCTCGGTGTCGACGCGATCTGGCTCTCGCCCTTTTTCAAATCGCCGATGGCCGATATGGGCTATGACGTCTCCGATTATTGCGATGTCGACCCGATCTTCGGGACGCTCGCCGATTTCGACGAGATGATGGCCGAGGCGCACAGGCTCGGTCTCAAAGTCATCATCGACCAGGTGATCTCGCATACGTCCGACCGGCATCCCTGGTTCGTCGAGAGCCGGACGAGCCGGATCAATCCGAAGGCGGACTGGTATGTCTGGGCCGATCCGAAGCCGGACGGGACGGCGCCGAACAACTGGCTGTCGATCTTCGGCGGGCCGGGCTGGGAGTGGGACGGCGTGCGCCGCCAATATTACCAGCATAATTTCCTGACCTCGCAGCCGGACCTCAATTTCCATTGCGAAGAAGTGCAGGATGCGGTGCTGGAAACGGTGAAATTCTGGCTCGACCGCGGCGTCGACGGGTTCCGGCTGGATACGGTCAACTATTATTTCTGCGACAAGCAGCTCAGAAGCAATCCGCCGCATGAGCCCGACGAGGATGACGCAGGCCTCGATGCGCCAGACAGCAATCCGTATGGTATGCAGAACCACCTCTACGACAAGACGCAACCGGAGAATATCGAGTTCCTCAAGCGTTTCCGGTCGCTGCTCGACCGCTACGAGGATCGCACCACCGTCGGCGAAGTCGGTGACGGCGCGCGATCGCTGAAGACGGTTGGCGCCTATACGAGCGGCAGCGATAAGCTGCACATGTGCTACACATTCGATCTGCTCGGACCGGAGTTCACCGCCAACCATATCCGCGGCTGTGTCGAGGCTTTTCAGAAGGCGGTGACCGACGGCTGGGTCTGCTGGGCCTTTTCCAACCATGACGTCATGCGCCATGTCAGCCGCTTTGCGCTGACGGAGGAGGAGCGGCCTGTCATCGCCAAGCTCGCAATCTCGGTGCTTGCGGCGCTGCGCGGCTCGATATGCCTCTATCAGGGCGAGGAGCTCGGCCTGCCGGAGGCGGAGCTTGCCTTCGAGGATCTGCGTGACCCCTACGGCATCCGCTTCTGGCCGGCTTTCAAGGGCCGCGACGGATGCCGCACGCCGATGCCCTGGGAGGCCGGCAAGGCGCATGCCGGCTTCACCTCGGCAGAAAAGAGCTGGCTCCCGGTGCCTTACGAGCAGGCAGCGCTTTCCGTCGATACACAGGAGGCAAGCGACGGCTCGGTGCTTCATCACTACCGAAGGACGCTCGCCTTCCGGAAGAGCCATCCGGCGCTTGTTGACGGCGATATGACCTTCATCGGCACCAACCAGGACCTGCTCGCCTTCACTCGCGAGAAGGGCGGGGAAAAACTGCTCTTCGTTTTCAACCTGACGCGCAAACCGGCGGAATTCCGCCTGCCTGACGCTATGGTCCTCGGGGAGCCGCTCGCCTTGCCGGGCTACGAGGCGGTGAACGATACGGGAACCGTGAAGCTTGCGGCGCTGGATGGGTTTTGTGCGCGGGTCAATGGCCTCTCGAAATTGCTTGACAAGGTGCCCCGATGCGAAACCTGTTGA
- a CDS encoding peptide ABC transporter substrate-binding protein translates to MNQFTKKFLASAMLGTLLAFSAHAATLNIHNGGDPQSLDPQKLSGDWENRIAGDIFEGLVTEDAKDNPVPGQAESWTISPDGKVYTFKLRDGIKWSDGQPVTAGDFVFAFQRLVDPKNAADYAYLQFTIKNAEKINKGEITDLNQLGVKAIDDKTLEITLENPTPYFLNALMHYTAYPLPKHVVEAKGQDWVKIGNIVTNGPYKPTEWVPGSHVTTVKNDQWYGTKDLKIDGAKFFVLEDQEAALKRYRAGEFDILTDFPTDQYEWMKKNLPGQAHVAPFSGLYYYVVNSQKPPFSDKRVRQALSMAINREVIGPQILGTGELPAYSWVPPGTANYGEPAYVSWKGLPYKDKVAEAKKLLTEAGFGPDKPLHAVLSYNTNDNHKRIAVAIASMWKPLGVDVELVNAETKVHYDQMQRGQVEIGRAGWLADYNDPDNFLNLLVTGVQMNYGRWSNPDYDKLIKDGNAETDLKKRAEIFKKAEQLALDESAALPIYYYVSKNVVSPKVEGFVDNIQDIHRTRWLSMKE, encoded by the coding sequence ATGAACCAGTTCACGAAAAAATTTCTCGCCTCCGCGATGCTTGGCACATTGCTGGCGTTTTCGGCGCATGCCGCCACGCTCAACATTCACAATGGTGGCGACCCACAGTCGCTCGATCCGCAGAAGCTTTCCGGTGACTGGGAGAATCGTATCGCCGGCGACATTTTCGAAGGCCTCGTCACCGAGGACGCCAAGGACAATCCGGTCCCCGGCCAGGCCGAAAGCTGGACCATTTCGCCCGACGGCAAGGTCTATACCTTCAAGCTTCGCGACGGCATCAAGTGGTCCGATGGCCAGCCGGTCACGGCAGGAGACTTCGTCTTCGCCTTCCAACGCCTCGTCGACCCGAAGAATGCCGCCGACTACGCCTATCTGCAGTTCACCATCAAGAACGCCGAAAAGATCAACAAGGGCGAGATCACCGATCTCAACCAGCTCGGCGTCAAGGCGATCGACGACAAGACGCTCGAAATCACCCTGGAAAACCCGACCCCCTATTTCCTCAATGCGCTGATGCACTACACGGCCTACCCGCTGCCGAAACACGTCGTCGAGGCCAAGGGCCAGGATTGGGTCAAGATCGGCAACATCGTCACCAACGGTCCCTATAAGCCGACCGAATGGGTTCCGGGCTCGCATGTGACGACTGTCAAGAACGACCAGTGGTACGGCACCAAGGATCTGAAGATCGACGGCGCCAAATTCTTCGTGCTCGAGGATCAGGAAGCCGCGCTGAAACGTTACCGTGCCGGCGAATTCGATATCCTCACCGACTTCCCGACCGACCAGTACGAGTGGATGAAGAAGAACCTGCCGGGCCAGGCGCATGTCGCCCCCTTCTCCGGGCTCTATTATTATGTCGTCAACTCGCAGAAGCCGCCCTTCAGCGACAAGCGCGTCCGCCAGGCACTGTCGATGGCGATCAACCGTGAAGTGATCGGCCCGCAGATCCTCGGCACCGGCGAGCTGCCGGCCTATTCCTGGGTTCCGCCGGGCACCGCCAATTACGGCGAGCCGGCCTATGTCAGCTGGAAGGGCCTGCCGTATAAGGACAAGGTCGCCGAAGCCAAGAAGCTGCTCACTGAGGCCGGCTTCGGCCCGGACAAGCCGCTTCACGCTGTTCTCAGCTACAACACCAACGACAACCACAAGCGCATCGCCGTTGCGATCGCATCCATGTGGAAGCCGCTTGGCGTCGACGTCGAACTCGTCAATGCCGAAACCAAGGTGCATTACGACCAGATGCAGCGTGGCCAGGTCGAAATCGGCCGTGCCGGCTGGCTTGCCGATTACAACGATCCAGACAACTTCTTGAACCTGCTGGTAACAGGCGTCCAGATGAATTACGGTCGCTGGTCCAATCCCGATTACGACAAGCTGATCAAGGACGGCAACGCCGAAACCGATCTGAAGAAGCGTGCCGAAATCTTCAAGAAGGCCGAGCAGCTGGCGCTTGATGAATCCGCCGCCCTGCCGATCTATTATTATGTCTCGAAGAACGTCGTCTCACCGAAGGTCGAAGGCTTCGTCGACAACATCCAGGACATCCACCGCACGCGCTGGCTGTCGATGAAAGAGTAA
- a CDS encoding ABC transporter permease subunit: MIKYALRRLLSTIPVMWIAVTASFFVLRLAPGGPFDGERPLPPVILKNLAAHYNLDKPLIQQYLLYVGDLLRGDLGPSFASEDFTVAQQIMIGLPYTFTIGTAAFLIAIIVGVAVGCLGALYQNKAPDYILGALILVGVVLPNFLIAPILQLIFGIHLAWFPVGGWGDGSIKYLILPIVVLALPHAGRISRITRGSMIEVMNQNFIRTAKAKGIGPRLTVIRHALKPAMMPVVSYLGPAASYLLTGSLVVESIFGLPGIGRYFVNAALNRDYGMVLGTVIFYMVLIVFLNLLVDIAYAWLDPKVRNR; the protein is encoded by the coding sequence ATGATCAAATACGCTCTCCGTCGCCTGCTGTCGACGATCCCCGTCATGTGGATCGCCGTGACAGCCTCGTTTTTTGTTTTGCGCCTTGCCCCCGGCGGCCCCTTCGATGGCGAAAGGCCATTGCCGCCTGTGATCCTCAAGAATCTCGCCGCCCACTACAATCTGGACAAGCCGTTGATCCAGCAGTACCTGCTCTATGTCGGCGACCTGCTGCGGGGCGATCTCGGCCCCTCCTTTGCCAGCGAGGATTTCACCGTCGCCCAGCAGATCATGATCGGCCTGCCCTACACCTTCACCATCGGGACGGCAGCCTTTCTGATCGCCATCATCGTCGGCGTCGCCGTCGGCTGTCTTGGGGCGCTTTACCAGAACAAGGCGCCGGATTACATTCTCGGCGCGCTGATCCTGGTCGGCGTCGTATTGCCCAATTTCCTGATCGCGCCGATCCTGCAATTGATCTTCGGCATCCACCTTGCCTGGTTCCCGGTCGGCGGCTGGGGTGACGGCTCGATCAAATACCTGATCCTGCCGATCGTCGTCCTGGCCTTGCCGCATGCGGGACGCATCTCACGCATTACCCGCGGCTCGATGATCGAGGTGATGAACCAGAACTTCATCCGCACCGCCAAGGCCAAGGGCATCGGTCCGCGCCTGACGGTGATACGCCACGCGCTGAAGCCCGCCATGATGCCGGTCGTTTCCTATCTGGGTCCGGCGGCAAGCTATCTTCTCACCGGCTCGCTGGTTGTCGAAAGCATCTTCGGATTGCCCGGCATCGGCCGCTATTTCGTCAATGCAGCCCTCAATCGCGATTACGGCATGGTTCTCGGCACGGTCATCTTCTACATGGTGCTGATCGTGTTCCTGAACCTTCTCGTCGACATCGCCTATGCCTGGCTCGATCCGAAAGTGAGAAACCGATGA
- a CDS encoding ABC transporter permease — MILNPAKRELLAQELLEAEGLAPEGRSLTRDALRRLGRNKAAVLSIAVLVLLILAAFLGPWFIPFNYEDPDWAAFRIPPSIETGHYFGTDPNGRDLLARVLYGTRVSLAVALTATVVSVVIGVLYGAISGYIGGRLDAIMMRFVDIMYALPYILFVILLMVIFGRNVYLLFAAIGALEWLTMARIVRGQTLSIKHREFIEAARASGQRPFKIIVKHIIPNLVGPVVIFAALTVPEIIATESFLSYLGFGVQEPLTSLGTLIAEGTDAMESMPWLLIFPASFLVALLLSLLFIGDGLRDAFDPKDR; from the coding sequence ATGATCCTCAACCCCGCGAAACGCGAGTTGCTTGCCCAGGAGCTTCTCGAAGCGGAAGGCCTTGCGCCCGAAGGCCGCTCGCTCACCCGGGACGCGCTGCGTCGGCTCGGACGCAACAAGGCGGCCGTCCTGTCGATCGCCGTGCTCGTGCTGCTAATCCTCGCCGCTTTCCTCGGCCCCTGGTTCATCCCGTTCAATTACGAGGATCCCGACTGGGCCGCCTTTCGAATCCCGCCCTCAATCGAGACCGGCCATTATTTCGGCACTGACCCGAACGGCCGCGACCTTCTTGCCCGCGTCCTTTACGGCACCCGCGTGTCGCTTGCGGTCGCACTGACAGCAACCGTCGTCTCGGTCGTCATCGGCGTGCTTTACGGCGCGATCTCGGGCTATATCGGCGGCAGGCTGGATGCGATCATGATGCGCTTCGTCGATATCATGTATGCGCTTCCCTATATCCTCTTCGTCATCCTGCTGATGGTGATCTTCGGCCGCAACGTCTATCTGCTCTTTGCCGCAATCGGTGCGCTGGAGTGGCTGACAATGGCCCGCATCGTGCGCGGCCAGACGCTGTCGATCAAGCATCGCGAGTTCATCGAGGCGGCGCGTGCCTCGGGACAGCGGCCGTTCAAGATCATCGTCAAGCACATCATTCCGAACCTGGTCGGTCCGGTGGTCATTTTCGCGGCGCTGACCGTGCCTGAAATCATCGCCACCGAAAGCTTCCTTTCCTATCTCGGCTTCGGCGTGCAGGAACCACTGACCTCGCTCGGCACGCTGATCGCCGAGGGAACTGACGCCATGGAAAGCATGCCCTGGCTGCTCATCTTCCCGGCCAGCTTCCTCGTGGCCCTGCTGCTCAGCCTGCTCTTCATTGGCGACGGCCTGCGCGACGCATTCGACCCGAAGGATCGCTAA
- a CDS encoding ABC transporter ATP-binding protein, translated as MPQEMQKDILLELNDYSITFETPDGEVKAVSNMNLTVRRGERVAIVGESGSGKSQTFLGIMGLLAKNGRTTGQALLEGKDVLSLKPRELDQIRGKDMAMVFQDPMTALNPSLRISRQLTEQLEVHRGLTARAASDAALDMLKRVGIPDPTRRFHLYPHELSGGMRQRIVIAMALLTKPKLLIADEPTTALDVTIQAQILDLFNDLTAEMNTALVMITHDLGVVAGLADRVAVMYAGRIVEEAPVDELFDNPAHPYTAALHASIPRPDQDVDDLVVIPGRPPNLQHLPKGCNFSPRCSQVQNDCLDRPPPLETLAPRHCAACYHPFPRREELLNHG; from the coding sequence ATGCCCCAAGAAATGCAAAAAGACATCCTGCTCGAACTCAACGACTACTCGATCACCTTCGAAACGCCTGACGGCGAGGTGAAGGCGGTCTCGAATATGAACCTCACCGTGCGGCGCGGCGAGCGCGTAGCGATCGTCGGCGAGTCCGGCTCCGGCAAGAGCCAGACCTTCCTCGGAATCATGGGTTTGCTGGCCAAGAATGGCCGGACGACGGGCCAGGCGCTGCTCGAAGGCAAGGACGTGCTGTCGCTGAAACCGCGCGAGCTCGATCAGATTCGCGGCAAGGACATGGCGATGGTCTTCCAGGATCCGATGACCGCCTTGAACCCGTCGCTGAGGATTTCCCGGCAACTGACCGAACAGCTCGAGGTTCATCGCGGCCTGACGGCCCGCGCGGCATCGGACGCTGCCCTCGATATGCTGAAACGCGTCGGCATTCCTGATCCGACCCGGCGGTTCCACCTCTATCCGCACGAACTCTCCGGCGGTATGCGCCAGCGCATCGTCATCGCCATGGCGCTGCTGACCAAGCCGAAGCTACTGATCGCCGACGAACCGACAACGGCGCTCGACGTCACTATTCAGGCGCAGATCCTCGATCTCTTCAACGACCTGACGGCGGAGATGAACACGGCGCTGGTGATGATCACCCACGATCTCGGGGTGGTCGCAGGCCTCGCCGACCGCGTCGCCGTCATGTATGCCGGCCGTATCGTCGAGGAAGCCCCCGTCGACGAACTCTTCGACAACCCGGCCCATCCCTATACGGCGGCGTTGCATGCCTCCATCCCGCGGCCGGACCAGGATGTGGACGACCTCGTCGTCATTCCCGGCCGCCCGCCGAACCTGCAGCACCTGCCGAAGGGCTGCAATTTCTCGCCGCGCTGTTCGCAGGTCCAGAACGATTGCCTCGACCGTCCGCCGCCGCTCGAAACGCTGGCGCCGCGCCACTGCGCCGCCTGTTACCACCCGTTCCCGCGTCGTGAGGAGTTGCTGAACCATGGCTGA
- a CDS encoding ABC transporter ATP-binding protein, whose product MAERSLLRVENLTTQFELPAKGLFKPPVFLTAVNNVSFDLAEGRTLGIVGESGCGKSTLGRSILRLLKSQKGRILWQGRNLLDLSEEEMRAARRDMQIIFQDPIASLDPRMTVGDIIAEPLTVFEPKLSKGERTERVRQIMAAVGLVPEMINRYPHEFSGGQAQRIGIARAVVTKPKLIVCDEPVSALDVSIQGQVITLLRKLRKEFGLTLIFISHDLSVVRLISDDVLVLYLGRVVEAGDCATVFDHPAHPYTQALFSAAPIPDPKLARLRTRIRLQGDPPSPLNPPKGCVFSPRCWKATDICRTEMPPIEDVRPGQKAACYHMDRP is encoded by the coding sequence ATGGCTGAGCGATCGCTGTTGAGGGTCGAGAACCTGACGACCCAATTCGAACTGCCGGCAAAAGGCTTGTTCAAGCCGCCGGTCTTCCTCACCGCCGTCAACAATGTCAGCTTCGACCTCGCCGAAGGCCGCACGCTCGGTATCGTCGGCGAATCCGGCTGCGGCAAGTCGACACTCGGCCGCTCCATTCTGCGGTTGTTGAAATCGCAGAAGGGCCGCATTCTCTGGCAGGGCCGCAATCTCCTCGACCTCAGTGAAGAGGAGATGCGCGCCGCGCGCCGCGACATGCAGATCATCTTCCAGGATCCGATCGCCTCGCTCGACCCGCGCATGACCGTCGGCGACATCATCGCCGAGCCGCTCACGGTCTTCGAGCCGAAGCTTTCGAAGGGCGAGCGCACCGAGCGGGTGCGCCAGATCATGGCTGCCGTTGGTCTTGTTCCGGAGATGATCAATCGCTATCCGCATGAATTTTCCGGCGGACAGGCGCAGCGCATCGGCATTGCCCGCGCCGTCGTCACCAAGCCGAAGCTCATCGTCTGCGACGAGCCGGTTTCGGCCCTCGACGTCTCGATCCAGGGCCAGGTGATCACGCTTCTGCGCAAGCTGCGCAAGGAGTTCGGCCTGACGCTGATCTTCATCAGCCACGACCTTTCGGTCGTGCGCCTGATCTCCGACGATGTGCTGGTGCTCTATCTCGGCAGGGTGGTCGAGGCCGGCGACTGCGCCACCGTCTTCGATCATCCGGCCCATCCCTATACGCAGGCGCTCTTTTCCGCCGCACCGATCCCGGATCCGAAGCTCGCGCGCCTGCGCACCCGCATCCGCCTGCAGGGCGATCCGCCCTCGCCGCTCAACCCGCCGAAAGGCTGCGTCTTCTCGCCGCGCTGCTGGAAGGCGACCGACATCTGCCGCACCGAAATGCCGCCGATCGAGGACGTTCGCCCCGGCCAGAAGGCCGCCTGCTATCATATGGACAGGCCGTGA
- a CDS encoding sugar kinase, with product MVELSQAGDGLLRKGFAGDTFNTAWYARACLGPDWSVDYFTALGDDTMSDEMLAFIDKAGIGTSLIRRIKGKTPGLYMISLKNGERSFSYWRDSSAARSLAADPDRLRDAVESAEVVYFSGITLAILPREDAEALLAEVRRAKAAGKLVVFDPNIRPRLWSSYDVMHATISEGARSSVLVMPSFDDEAAHFGDDSIEATIHRYRTLGAVNIVVKNGAEGVHLNFAGDEAFVPAEKVKTVVDTTSAGDSFNGAFLARYLETQDAVVAARFAAGVAARVVSEHGALVAKVKLGLSGR from the coding sequence ATGGTGGAACTCTCGCAGGCCGGTGACGGCCTGCTGCGCAAAGGCTTTGCCGGCGATACCTTCAACACCGCCTGGTATGCCCGCGCCTGCCTTGGCCCCGACTGGTCGGTCGATTATTTCACTGCCCTCGGCGACGACACCATGTCGGACGAGATGCTCGCCTTCATCGACAAGGCAGGCATCGGCACGAGCCTCATCCGGCGCATCAAGGGCAAGACGCCCGGCCTCTATATGATCAGCCTGAAGAACGGCGAGCGCTCCTTCAGCTACTGGCGCGACAGCTCGGCCGCCCGCAGCCTCGCCGCCGATCCGGATCGTCTGCGGGACGCGGTCGAAAGCGCCGAGGTCGTCTACTTTTCCGGCATCACCCTTGCCATCCTGCCGCGTGAAGATGCCGAGGCGCTGCTTGCGGAAGTCCGCCGCGCCAAGGCCGCCGGCAAGCTGGTGGTGTTCGACCCGAATATTCGCCCTCGTCTCTGGTCAAGCTACGATGTCATGCACGCGACGATCAGCGAAGGCGCCCGCTCTTCCGTGCTCGTCATGCCAAGCTTCGACGACGAGGCCGCCCATTTCGGCGATGATTCCATCGAAGCGACGATCCACCGCTATCGAACGCTCGGCGCCGTTAATATCGTCGTCAAGAACGGCGCCGAGGGCGTTCACTTGAATTTTGCCGGCGACGAAGCCTTCGTCCCCGCCGAAAAGGTGAAGACAGTGGTCGACACCACCAGCGCCGGCGACAGCTTTAACGGCGCCTTTCTTGCACGCTATCTCGAAACGCAGGATGCGGTTGTCGCCGCACGCTTCGCCGCAGGGGTCGCAGCCCGCGTCGTCAGTGAGCATGGCGCTTTGGTCGCAAAGGTAAAGCTCGGATTGAGCGGGCGTTAA